From Micrococcus porci, one genomic window encodes:
- a CDS encoding acetyl/propionyl/methylcrotonyl-CoA carboxylase subunit alpha: protein MTNASAPQASADIAEAPGRPFSRVLIANRGEIAVRVIRACQDEGLTSVAVYAEPDRDALHVKLADEAVALGGETAADSYLVIQKVLDAAERSGADAVHPGYGFLSENAEFARAVEAAGLVWIGPPADAIDALGDKVSARRIATKVGAPLAPGTTSPVNGTDEVVAFADEFGLPVAVKAAYGGGGRGIKVARTREEIPELYESAVREAVAAFGRGECFVERFLDRPRHVETQCLADAHGNVVVVSTRDCSLQRRNQKLVEEAPAPFLTDEQNTRLVESSKALLKEAGYVGAGTCEFLVGQDGTLSFLEVNTRLQVEHPVSEEVTGIDLVREQFRIARGEALGYGDPEARGHSFEFRLNGEDPGRNFLPAPGTLTRFRMPSGPGVRVDAGVTEGETVSGAFDSMVGKLIVTGADRRQALQRAARALAEAEIAGMPSVLPFHRAVVADPAFAPELAGSEEPFAVHTRWIETEFAHQIEPTALTPAAAPDRPERHTVTVEVNGKRVDVTLPTWGEAMHQLQGAAARAGAGRRRPRGARRAGAAPAAPGTDSLTAPMQGTVVKVAAQNGDRVAEGDLIVVMEAMKMEQPLTAHRAGVVSGLEVAAGDALTAGAVIAVIADAE, encoded by the coding sequence ATGACCAACGCCAGCGCGCCCCAGGCCTCCGCCGACATCGCGGAGGCGCCCGGCCGCCCGTTCTCCCGCGTGCTGATCGCCAACCGCGGCGAGATCGCCGTCCGCGTGATCCGCGCCTGCCAGGACGAAGGCCTCACCTCCGTGGCCGTCTACGCCGAGCCGGACCGGGACGCCCTGCACGTGAAGCTGGCGGACGAGGCCGTCGCGCTGGGCGGGGAGACCGCCGCCGACTCCTACCTGGTGATCCAGAAGGTGCTCGACGCCGCCGAGCGCTCGGGCGCGGACGCGGTCCACCCGGGATACGGCTTCCTCTCCGAGAACGCCGAGTTCGCCCGCGCCGTCGAGGCCGCGGGGCTCGTGTGGATCGGCCCGCCCGCCGACGCCATCGACGCCCTCGGGGACAAGGTCTCCGCCCGTCGGATCGCCACGAAGGTGGGCGCACCGCTGGCCCCCGGCACCACCTCCCCCGTGAACGGAACGGACGAGGTCGTGGCCTTCGCGGACGAGTTCGGCCTGCCCGTGGCCGTCAAGGCCGCCTACGGCGGCGGCGGCCGCGGCATCAAGGTGGCCCGCACCCGCGAGGAGATCCCGGAGCTCTACGAGTCCGCCGTCCGCGAGGCGGTGGCCGCGTTCGGCCGCGGAGAGTGCTTCGTGGAGCGGTTCCTGGACCGCCCCCGCCACGTGGAGACCCAGTGCCTGGCGGACGCCCACGGGAACGTGGTGGTGGTCTCCACCCGCGACTGCTCCCTGCAGCGCCGCAACCAGAAGCTCGTGGAGGAGGCCCCGGCCCCGTTCCTCACGGACGAGCAGAACACCCGCCTGGTGGAGTCCTCCAAGGCCCTCCTGAAGGAGGCCGGCTACGTGGGCGCCGGCACGTGTGAGTTCCTGGTGGGCCAGGACGGCACGCTCAGCTTCCTCGAGGTGAACACGCGCCTGCAGGTCGAGCACCCGGTGTCCGAGGAGGTCACCGGGATCGACCTGGTGCGCGAGCAGTTCCGGATCGCCCGCGGCGAGGCCCTGGGCTACGGCGACCCCGAGGCGCGCGGCCACTCGTTCGAGTTCCGCCTCAACGGCGAGGACCCGGGCCGGAACTTCCTGCCCGCCCCCGGCACCCTCACCCGCTTCCGGATGCCCTCCGGCCCGGGCGTGCGCGTGGACGCCGGCGTCACCGAGGGCGAGACCGTCTCCGGCGCGTTCGACTCCATGGTGGGCAAGCTGATCGTCACCGGCGCCGACCGCCGGCAGGCCCTGCAGCGGGCCGCCCGCGCCCTGGCGGAGGCGGAGATCGCGGGCATGCCCTCGGTGCTGCCCTTCCACCGCGCCGTGGTCGCCGACCCGGCGTTCGCGCCGGAGCTGGCGGGCTCGGAGGAGCCGTTCGCCGTGCACACGCGGTGGATCGAGACGGAGTTCGCGCACCAGATCGAGCCCACGGCCCTCACCCCCGCGGCTGCGCCCGACCGCCCGGAGCGCCACACCGTGACCGTCGAGGTCAACGGCAAGCGCGTGGACGTCACCCTGCCCACCTGGGGCGAGGCCATGCACCAGCTGCAGGGCGCCGCCGCCCGGGCGGGTGCGGGCCGGCGTCGCCCGCGGGGCGCACGACGCGCGGGGGCAGCCCCCGCCGCGCCCGGCACGGACTCCCTGACCGCGCCGATGCAGGGCACCGTGGTCAAGGTGGCCGCCCAGAACGGCGACCGCGTGGCCGAGGGCGACCTGATCGTCGTCATGGAGGCCATGAAGATGGAGCAGCCGCTCACCGCGCACAGGGCCGGCGTGGTCTCGGGGCTCGAGGTCGCCGCCGGGGACGCGCTCACGGCGGGCGCCGTGATCGCGGTGATCGCCGACGCGGAGTGA
- a CDS encoding TetR/AcrR family transcriptional regulator: MSHSRLAPESEPEPEPEPEPATPTRVPGLRERNKAAQRERILAAVRERLGRQGYRAMTTAQIAQDAGVAAGTVFTYAATKPEMLMMATHDRWKDSVPSALAGSLPEDRTEAVRALVDPIVATAVAEPENSAAIARELLFGQPGAHHDAVLVLVRRLEEAIARIIADGDPGPRERTAADLVVMGVVLELHRDRTEGGRVEGLEERIERVIGLFID, encoded by the coding sequence GTGAGCCACAGTCGCCTTGCCCCCGAGTCTGAGCCCGAGCCCGAGCCCGAGCCCGAGCCCGCGACGCCGACGCGCGTCCCCGGCCTGCGTGAGCGCAACAAGGCCGCCCAGCGGGAGCGCATCCTCGCGGCCGTCCGCGAGCGCCTGGGCCGGCAGGGCTACCGGGCGATGACGACGGCGCAGATCGCGCAGGACGCCGGCGTCGCGGCCGGCACGGTGTTCACGTACGCGGCCACCAAGCCCGAGATGCTGATGATGGCCACCCACGACCGGTGGAAGGACTCGGTGCCGAGCGCCCTCGCCGGCAGCCTGCCGGAGGACCGCACGGAGGCCGTCCGGGCCCTGGTGGACCCGATCGTGGCCACCGCCGTGGCCGAGCCCGAGAACTCCGCGGCGATCGCCCGGGAGCTGCTCTTCGGGCAGCCGGGCGCGCACCACGACGCGGTGCTGGTCCTGGTCCGCCGGCTCGAGGAGGCCATCGCCCGGATCATCGCCGACGGCGACCCCGGGCCCCGCGAACGCACCGCCGCGGACCTCGTGGTCATGGGGGTCGTGCTCGAGCTCCACCGGGACCGGACCGAGGGCGGGCGCGTCGAGGGCCTCGAAGAGCGGATCGAGCGCGTCATCGGCCTCTTCATCGACTGA
- a CDS encoding MFS transporter: protein MSHTTARSAEAPSVEDVPKSRVILASLVGTSIEFYDFYVYATAAVSVFPLIFFPGDDPTTALLASFAVFGTAFVARPIGSILFGHFGDRMGRKVTLIGSLLTMGIATFLIGLLPTAFQIGLWAPAMLVVLRFCQGLGLGGEWSGAALLATEYADHGKRARAAMWPQLGAPIGFLLANGLFLILVRAFGHDSTNPQLEGSFLTWVWRVPFLLSIVMVAVGLYVRVKLEETPVFQRALEDDTRVKAPLGEVFKRNWWELILGTFVMYATYVLFYLMTTWILSYAIGKTQNGMLGVKYADFLVLQLVGILFFAAFVPVSGWLADRFGRKPTLLVVSGLMVVFGLSFGAWLSPAAMGQGDALNVPSMLAFLAVGMALMGLTFGPMSAVLPELFPTNTRYTGSGIAYNVSSILGAALTPFLAGWLVKEFGVATVGWYLAIASVITMAALALSPETRHADLHEVTSARERRAAAR from the coding sequence ATGTCCCACACCACCGCCCGCTCGGCCGAGGCCCCCTCGGTCGAGGACGTGCCGAAGTCCCGCGTGATCCTCGCGTCCCTCGTCGGCACCTCGATCGAGTTCTACGACTTCTACGTCTACGCCACGGCCGCCGTGTCCGTATTCCCCCTGATCTTCTTCCCCGGGGACGACCCCACGACCGCGCTGCTGGCCTCCTTCGCCGTGTTCGGCACCGCCTTCGTCGCCCGCCCCATCGGCTCCATCCTGTTCGGCCACTTCGGCGACCGCATGGGCCGCAAGGTGACCCTGATCGGCTCGCTGCTGACCATGGGCATCGCCACCTTCCTGATCGGCCTGCTGCCGACGGCCTTCCAGATCGGCCTCTGGGCCCCCGCCATGCTCGTGGTCCTGCGCTTCTGCCAGGGCCTGGGCCTCGGCGGCGAGTGGTCCGGTGCGGCCCTGCTGGCCACCGAGTACGCCGACCACGGCAAGCGCGCCCGCGCCGCCATGTGGCCGCAGCTCGGCGCGCCGATCGGCTTCCTGCTGGCCAACGGCCTCTTCCTCATCCTGGTGCGCGCCTTCGGCCACGACTCCACCAACCCCCAGCTGGAGGGCTCCTTCCTCACCTGGGTGTGGCGCGTGCCCTTCCTGCTGTCGATCGTGATGGTGGCCGTCGGCCTCTACGTCCGCGTCAAGCTCGAGGAGACCCCGGTCTTCCAGCGTGCCCTGGAGGACGACACCCGCGTCAAGGCCCCCCTGGGCGAGGTCTTCAAGCGCAACTGGTGGGAGCTGATCCTCGGCACCTTCGTCATGTACGCGACGTACGTGCTCTTCTACCTGATGACCACCTGGATCCTCTCCTACGCCATCGGCAAGACCCAGAACGGCATGCTCGGCGTGAAGTACGCGGACTTCCTGGTGCTGCAGCTGGTCGGCATCCTGTTCTTCGCAGCCTTCGTGCCGGTCTCCGGCTGGCTGGCGGACCGCTTCGGCCGCAAGCCCACCCTGCTGGTCGTCTCTGGCCTGATGGTCGTCTTCGGCCTGTCCTTCGGCGCCTGGCTCTCCCCGGCCGCCATGGGTCAGGGCGACGCGCTGAACGTCCCGTCCATGCTCGCGTTCCTCGCGGTCGGCATGGCGCTCATGGGTCTGACCTTCGGCCCCATGTCCGCGGTGCTGCCGGAGCTGTTCCCCACGAACACCCGCTACACCGGCTCGGGCATCGCCTACAACGTGTCCTCGATCCTCGGCGCCGCCCTGACCCCGTTCCTGGCCGGCTGGCTCGTCAAGGAGTTCGGCGTGGCCACCGTGGGCTGGTACCTGGCCATCGCCTCGGTGATCACGATGGCCGCCCTGGCCCTCTCCCCCGAGACCCGCCACGCGGACCTCCACGAGGTCACCTCGGCCCGCGAGCGCCGCGCCGCGGCCCGCTGA
- a CDS encoding NAD(P)H-quinone dehydrogenase → MTEENTTFLPSLTIIGGGPGGYEAALVAAKLGARVTVVERAGMGGSAVLTDVVPSKTLIATADSMRRVMAASGLGVDLGEAQPHADMHAVDRRILELAGQQSSDIHRALEKRGVRVVIGDAVVTGPHEVTVRRRGIEEGEEPEVITSDAILVAVGASPRELPTARPDSERIFNWKQVYALQDLPEHLIVVGSGVTGAEFASAYNQLGAAVTLVSSRDRVLPGEDPDAAELLEDVFAQNGLDVAGRCRAESVERTETGVRVHLSGEGADGRPYIDGSHCLLAVGGVPNTAGLGLEEVGVELTESGHVKVDGVSRTTVPSIYAAGDCTGQLALASVAAMQGRIAVAHLLGDALKPLRPHLLASNIFTSPEIATVGVTQAQVDSGQYQADVIRLDFATNPRAKMQGVSTGFVKIFARQGSGTVIGGVVVAPRASDLIYSLALAVTHKLHVDDLADTFTVYPSMSGSIAEAARRLHVRV, encoded by the coding sequence GTGACCGAAGAGAACACGACCTTCCTCCCGTCCCTGACCATCATCGGCGGCGGCCCCGGCGGCTACGAGGCCGCCCTGGTGGCCGCCAAGCTCGGCGCCCGCGTCACCGTCGTGGAACGCGCGGGGATGGGCGGCTCGGCCGTCCTCACCGACGTCGTCCCCTCCAAGACGCTGATCGCCACGGCCGACTCCATGCGCCGGGTGATGGCCGCCTCGGGCCTGGGCGTGGACCTGGGCGAGGCGCAGCCGCACGCCGACATGCACGCGGTCGACCGCCGCATCCTCGAGCTCGCGGGCCAGCAGTCCTCCGACATCCACCGGGCGCTGGAGAAGCGCGGGGTGCGCGTGGTGATCGGGGACGCCGTGGTCACCGGCCCGCACGAGGTGACCGTGCGCCGGCGCGGGATCGAGGAGGGGGAGGAGCCCGAGGTGATCACCTCCGACGCGATCCTCGTGGCGGTGGGCGCCAGCCCCCGCGAGCTGCCCACCGCCCGCCCGGACAGCGAGCGCATCTTCAACTGGAAGCAGGTCTACGCGCTCCAGGACCTGCCGGAGCACCTGATCGTCGTGGGCTCGGGCGTCACGGGCGCCGAGTTCGCCTCGGCCTACAACCAGCTCGGCGCCGCGGTCACCCTGGTCTCCTCCCGCGACCGTGTGCTCCCCGGCGAGGATCCGGACGCCGCCGAGCTGCTGGAGGACGTGTTCGCCCAGAACGGCCTGGACGTGGCCGGCCGCTGCCGCGCCGAGTCCGTGGAGCGCACCGAGACCGGCGTGCGCGTGCACCTCTCCGGCGAGGGCGCCGACGGCCGCCCGTACATCGACGGATCCCACTGCCTGCTCGCCGTCGGCGGCGTCCCCAACACCGCCGGCCTCGGCCTCGAGGAGGTGGGCGTCGAGCTCACCGAGTCCGGCCACGTGAAGGTGGACGGCGTCTCCCGCACCACCGTGCCCTCGATCTACGCCGCCGGCGACTGCACCGGCCAGCTCGCCCTGGCCTCGGTGGCCGCCATGCAGGGGCGCATCGCCGTGGCCCACCTGCTGGGCGACGCCCTCAAGCCGCTGCGCCCGCACCTGCTGGCGTCGAACATCTTCACGTCCCCGGAGATCGCCACCGTGGGCGTCACCCAGGCCCAGGTGGACTCCGGCCAGTACCAGGCGGACGTGATCCGCCTGGACTTCGCCACCAACCCCCGCGCCAAGATGCAGGGCGTCTCCACGGGCTTCGTGAAGATCTTCGCCCGCCAGGGCTCCGGCACCGTGATCGGCGGCGTGGTGGTGGCCCCGCGCGCCTCCGACCTCATCTACTCGCTGGCGCTGGCCGTCACCCACAAGCTCCACGTGGACGACCTCGCGGACACCTTCACCGTGTACCCGTCCATGTCCGGGTCCATCGCCGAGGCGGCCCGTCGCCTGCACGTGCGGGTCTGA
- a CDS encoding purine-nucleoside phosphorylase produces MAGDHPGFAEARAAAEAIAEATGCAEHRIAVVLGSGWGEAAELIGVERARIDLADVPGFHAPKVPGHNAVIRSVELADGSRALVFGSRTHFYESRDAQAVAHTVRTAAAAGAATVVLTNGCGGLDPEIAPGTPVLIADHINLTGATPLVGATFVDLTDVYSPRIRAIAQEVDPTLTEGVYVQFSGPQYETPAEVRMATALGGDLVGMSTALDAIAARHAGLEVFGISLVTNHGAGIQETPLSHQEVVEAGQAAGPRISRLLAEIVGRL; encoded by the coding sequence CTGGCCGGCGACCACCCCGGCTTCGCCGAGGCCCGCGCCGCCGCTGAGGCGATCGCCGAGGCGACCGGCTGCGCCGAGCACCGGATCGCCGTCGTCCTGGGCTCCGGCTGGGGCGAGGCCGCGGAGCTGATCGGCGTCGAGCGTGCGCGCATCGACCTGGCGGACGTGCCCGGCTTCCACGCGCCGAAGGTCCCCGGCCACAACGCCGTGATCCGCTCGGTGGAGCTGGCCGACGGGTCCCGCGCCCTGGTGTTCGGCTCCCGCACCCACTTCTACGAGTCCCGCGACGCGCAGGCCGTGGCGCACACCGTGCGCACCGCGGCCGCCGCGGGCGCGGCCACCGTGGTCCTCACCAACGGCTGCGGCGGTCTGGACCCCGAGATCGCCCCGGGCACCCCGGTGCTGATCGCCGACCACATCAACCTCACCGGCGCCACGCCCCTGGTCGGGGCCACGTTCGTGGACCTCACCGACGTCTACTCGCCGCGCATCCGGGCCATCGCCCAGGAGGTGGACCCCACCCTCACCGAGGGCGTCTACGTCCAGTTCTCCGGGCCGCAGTACGAGACGCCGGCGGAGGTCCGCATGGCCACGGCCCTCGGGGGCGACCTCGTGGGCATGTCCACCGCCCTGGACGCGATCGCCGCCCGCCACGCGGGCCTCGAGGTCTTCGGCATCTCCCTCGTGACCAACCACGGCGCCGGGATCCAGGAGACCCCGCTGTCCCACCAGGAGGTCGTCGAGGCCGGCCAGGCCGCCGGACCGCGCATCTCCCGCCTCCTCGCCGAGATCGTGGGGCGGCTCTGA